A part of Haliotis asinina isolate JCU_RB_2024 chromosome 10, JCU_Hal_asi_v2, whole genome shotgun sequence genomic DNA contains:
- the LOC137298422 gene encoding uncharacterized protein, which produces MSNGSNHNDEEAGREEDRLPFPTQESGDAQPTDDHFRSYVRQEIWFNPLGETLHNLPPGVFYSIHLPPSPTTNSDYHSIRPPNNTIHFRNYRPDQSRRYSDDINAAATADIDDAFGHSDLSEFQLDSYDAGAPGLREVILGERNLFDIPVESSLLETGLCLEVNGELYAIARGDDCDEMDQTRRKFISGVVAERQEVLGEEVDVEQMSSAGMNPPTAESTVSQRSGEQNVILKNASETIPRQPPSTSGYQTGTEPGRVQPVDNLQTLVKRENQEPTQHPEQNLEAGAVGDLQVQPQLSPASEFASRMARHTQRQQEPQSGEEMDESDVSN; this is translated from the exons ATGAGCAATGGAAGCAATCACAATGATGAAGAGGCAGGGCGAGAGGAAGACAGGCTTCCATTTCCAACGCAAGAATCGG GAGATGCCCAACCAACAGATGATCATTTCAGATCATATGTAAGACAAGAAATCTGGTTCAACCCTCTGGGTGAAACACTTCACAACTTGCCTCCTGGGGTATTCTACTCCATTCACTTGCCACCCTCACCGACAACCAACAGTGACTATCATTCAATAAGGCCGCCAAACAACACAATACACTTCAGGAATTACAGACCAGACCAGAGCAGGAGGTACAGTGATGATATTAATGCAGCTGCTACTGCTGATATTGATGATGCCTTCGGACACAGTGACCTGTCAGAGTTTCAACTGGACAGTTATGATGCTGGTGCCCCTGGTCTCAGGGAAGTGATCCTTGGAGAGAGAAACCTCTTTGATATACCTGTAGAATCATCTCTGCTTGAGACTGGTCTCTGTCTAGAGGTGAATGGTGAGCTATATGCCATAGCACGTGGAGATGACTGCGATGAAATGGATCAGACACGTAGAAAGTTTATAAGCGGTGTTGTGGCTGAAAGACAGGAGGTATTGGGTGAGGAGGTTGATGTTGAGCAGATGTCCTCGGCTGGTATGAATCCACCCACAGCTGAGTCAACTGTTTCTCAAAGAAGTGGAGAgcagaatgttattttgaaaaatgcaagC GAAACAATTCCAAGGCAGCCTCCATCAACATCAGGCTATCAAACAGGCACAG AACCAGGGAGAGTACAGCCTGTCGACAACTTGCAGACACTAGTTAAGAGAGAAAACCAGGAACCCACCCAGCACCCTGAGCAGAACCTTGAGGCAGGCGCAGTAGGTGATCTACAGGTTCAACCCCAACTCTCTCCAGCCTCGGAGTTTGCATCCCGGATGGCGCGCCATACTCAGAGACAACAAGAGCCCCAGTCTGGAGAGGAAATGGATGAGAGTGACGTCAGCAACTGA